The following coding sequences are from one Lycium ferocissimum isolate CSIRO_LF1 chromosome 3, AGI_CSIRO_Lferr_CH_V1, whole genome shotgun sequence window:
- the LOC132049899 gene encoding peptidyl-prolyl cis-trans isomerase, translating to MANPKVFFDLTIGGQPAGRVVMELFADTTPKTAENFRALCTGEKGVGKSGKPLHYKGSTFHRVIPGFMCQGGDFTAGNGTGGESIYGAKFADENFIKKHTGPGILSMANAGPGTNGSQFFICTAKTEWLDGKHVVFGQVVEGLDVIKQAEAVGSSSGRCSKPVVIADCGQL from the exons ATGGCAAATCCTAAGGTTTTCTTTGATCTTACCATCGGAGGTCAACCGGCCGGCCGTGTGGTAATGGAATTGTTCGCCGATACAACTCCTAAAACAGCAGAAAATTTCCGAGCACTCTGTACCGGAGAGAAAGGTGTCGGAAAGTCCGGCAAGCCTTTACACTATAAAg GATCAACTTTCCACCGTGTGATCCCAGGATTCATGTGTCAAGGAGGTGATTTCACAGCCGGTAACGGTACCGGGGGTGAATCAATCTACGGCGCTAAATTCGCCGATGAGAATTTCATCAAAAAACATACCGGACCTGGAATTCTCTCCATGGCTAATGCTGGACCTGGAACCAACGGATCGCAGTTCTTCATCTGTACGGCGAAAACTGAGTGGCTCGATGGAAAACACGTGGTGTTTGGCCAAGTTGTTGAAGGACTGGATGTGATTAAGCAAGCTGAAGCCGTTGGATCGAGCTCTGGTAGGTGCTCGAAGCCAGTTGTGATAGCTGACTGTGGTCAACTCTAA
- the LOC132049900 gene encoding proline-rich protein 4 isoform X1 gives MGLQSLCGRVLIGFYVSLILLFAVSFCYADDKTIQVVGIGECADCKESNIKTIHAFSGLRVTIDCKAGNGKFKTRGEGQLDKDGKFVVSLPKEMVKDGKLKEDCYAQLHSASAAPCPAHNGIEASKIVFTKSENNDEKHTLKPAGNLKFSTALCTSKFFFFFHHFKHPLFPPIDKKPLPPIPIYKPKPPVFKIPPIPIYKPIPKPPLPPIPIYKPIPKPPLPPIPIYKPIPPFLKKPWPPLFPKVPIMHPKLPPFDFHHPLFPPSIAHP, from the exons ATGGGGCTTCAGTCCCTTTGTGGCAGAGTCCTTATTGGATTCTatgtttctttaatattacTGTTTGCTGTGAGCTTTTGCTATGCTGATGATAAGACTATCCAGGTTGTTGGAATTGGAGAATGTGCGGACTGCAAAGAGAGTAACATAAAGACCATTCATGCTTTTTCAG GGCTTCGTGTAACTATCGACTGCAAGGCTGGAAATGGAAAATTCAAAACAAGGGGTGAAGGACAACTTGACAAAGACGGAAAGTTTGTGGTCTCACTTCCTAAAGAGATGGTGAAAGATGGAAAATTGAAGGAAGACTGCTATGCACAACTCCATAGTGCATCTGCTGCACCATGTCCAGCACACAATGGCATAGAAGCCTCCAAGATTGTGTTCACCAAATCTGAAAATAATGATGAAAAGCACACATTAAAACCAGCTGGAAATCTAAAATTCTCAACAGCCTTGTGCACCTCtaagttcttcttcttctttcaccaCTTCAAGCATCCACTATTCCCTCCCATTGACAAAAAGCCACTTCCACCAATTCCTATTTACAAGCCAAAGCCACCAGTATTCAAGATACCTCCAATTCCAATTTACAAGCCAATACCAAAGCCACCTCTACCTCCAATTCCAATCTACAAGCCAATACCAAAGCCACCTCTACCTCCAATTCCAATCTACAAGCCAATCCCACCATTCTTGAAAAAACCATGGCCACCCCTTTTCCCTAAAGTCCCTATTATGCATCCCAAGCTTCCTCCATTTGACTTTCACCACCCATTGTTCCCACCTTCTATTGCTCATCCATAG
- the LOC132049900 gene encoding proline-rich protein 4 isoform X2, whose amino-acid sequence MGLQSLCGRVLIGFYVSLILLFAVSFCYADDKTIQVVGIGECADCKESNIKTIHAFSGLRVTIDCKAGNGKFKTRGEGQLDKDGKFVVSLPKEMVKDGKLKEDCYAQLHSASAAPCPAHNGIEASKIVFTKSENNDEKHTLKPAGNLKFSTALCTSKFFFFFHHFKHPLFPPIDKKPLPPIPIYKPKPPVFKIPPIPIYKPIPKPPLPPIPIYKPIPPFLKKPWPPLFPKVPIMHPKLPPFDFHHPLFPPSIAHP is encoded by the exons ATGGGGCTTCAGTCCCTTTGTGGCAGAGTCCTTATTGGATTCTatgtttctttaatattacTGTTTGCTGTGAGCTTTTGCTATGCTGATGATAAGACTATCCAGGTTGTTGGAATTGGAGAATGTGCGGACTGCAAAGAGAGTAACATAAAGACCATTCATGCTTTTTCAG GGCTTCGTGTAACTATCGACTGCAAGGCTGGAAATGGAAAATTCAAAACAAGGGGTGAAGGACAACTTGACAAAGACGGAAAGTTTGTGGTCTCACTTCCTAAAGAGATGGTGAAAGATGGAAAATTGAAGGAAGACTGCTATGCACAACTCCATAGTGCATCTGCTGCACCATGTCCAGCACACAATGGCATAGAAGCCTCCAAGATTGTGTTCACCAAATCTGAAAATAATGATGAAAAGCACACATTAAAACCAGCTGGAAATCTAAAATTCTCAACAGCCTTGTGCACCTCtaagttcttcttcttctttcaccaCTTCAAGCATCCACTATTCCCTCCCATTGACAAAAAGCCACTTCCACCAATTCCTATTTACAAGCCAAAGCCACCAGTATTCAAGATACCTCCAATTCCAATTTACAAGCCAATACCAAAGCCACCTCTAC CTCCAATTCCAATCTACAAGCCAATCCCACCATTCTTGAAAAAACCATGGCCACCCCTTTTCCCTAAAGTCCCTATTATGCATCCCAAGCTTCCTCCATTTGACTTTCACCACCCATTGTTCCCACCTTCTATTGCTCATCCATAG